The following are encoded in a window of Vigna unguiculata cultivar IT97K-499-35 chromosome 8, ASM411807v1, whole genome shotgun sequence genomic DNA:
- the LOC114193040 gene encoding probable folate-biopterin transporter 2 has translation MKGEIMQEEGNQEEAYGESVEEYKPKRGVRECLCIPIQWFSMLCREMHWSFVFGVVVIYGISQGIGVALAEVGTKYYMKDVQKVQPSEAQVYKGITSIPWIVKPIWGLLTDVLPFFGYRRRPYFIFAGIIGVVSMLLLSLHENLHLVLALLSLTAGSAGVAIADVTIDACVAQNSISHPSLAADMQSLCAASSSVGSLFGYFISGIFVHLIGPMGVFGLMTIPAGLVVSVGFLLSEPRMHHTSYRQVKQNFVDASKSMWTTLKSEDVWRPCLYMYLSITLSLDVREGMFYWYTESKGGPSFSQESVGFIFSISSVGALLGAILYQYALKEYAFRSLLFWTQLIYGLSGMLDLVLVLRWNLKFGIADYVFVVIVESIAQMTNRLKWMPMLVLSSKLCPSGIEGTFFALLMSIDNVGLLSASWGGGFVLHILRITRTRFDNIWLAILIRNILRITPLWLLFLVPRADPTSSILPTTETMDSKVAIETSDTTNVELVSLVHSVDAK, from the exons ATGAAAGGTGAGATAATGCAGGAGGAGGGGAATCAGGAAGAGGCATATGGTGAATCTGTGGAGGAATATAAACCCAAAAGGGGGGTTCGGGAGTGTTTGTGCATCCCCATCCAATGGTTTAGCATGCTTTGTAGGGAAATGCATTGGAGCTTTGTGTTTGGGGTGGTGGTTATTTATGGAATAAGCCAGGGAATTGGTGTAGCTCTTGCTGAAGTTGGCACTAAGTATTACATGAAAGATGTTCAGAAGGTGCAGCCATCTGAGGCACAGGTTTATAAAGGAATCACATCCATTCCTTGGATTGTGAAACCTATTTGGGGTCTTCTCACTGATGTTCTCCCATTTTTTGGGTATCGCAGAAGACCTTATTTCATTTTTGCTG GTATCATAGGAGTAGTTTCCATGCTTTTGTTATCTTTGCATGAAAACCTGCATCTTGTGTTGGCCCTTCTGTCACTAACAGCTGGAAGTGCTGGGGTGGCAATAGCAGATGTAACCATTGATGCTTGTGTGGCACAGAACAGTATCTCTCACCCTTCACTTGCAGCTGATATGCAAAGTTTATGTGCCGCCAGTTCTTCCGTTGGATCACTATTTGGTTACTTCATCAGTGGTATCTTTGTTCACCTTATAGGCCCAATG GGGGTGTTTGGTTTGATGACCATCCCAGCTGGACTAGTAGTTTCTGTTGGTTTTCTGCTTTCTGAGCCTCGCATGCACCACACATCATATAGACAG gtgaaacaaaattttgttgatGCTTCCAAGTCCATGTGGACTACATTGAAGAGTGAAGATGTATGGAGGCCTTGTTTATACATGTATTTATCCATAACATTGAGTTTGGATGTTCGTGAAGGAATGTTTTATTGGTATACAGAATCAAAGGGTGGACCATCTTTCTCACAG GAGAGTGTTGGTTTCATATTTTCAATCAGTTCAGTGGGGGCCCTTTTAGGTGCAATCCTATATCAGTATGCTCTGAAGGAATATGCATTCAGGAGCTTGCTGTTCTGGACTCAGTTGATATATGGTTTGTCAGGGATGCTTGATCTGGTTCTGGTGTTGAGATGGAACCTGAAGTTTGGCATAGCAGATTATGTGTTTGTTGTGATTGTTGAAAGCATAGCACAAATGACGAACAGGTTAAAGTGGATGCCTATGCTTGTGCTAAGTTCAAAGCTGTGTCCCTCAGGCATTGAAGGCACATTTTTTGCTCTGTTGATGTCAATTGATAACGTTGGACTTCTGTCTGCATCATGGGGTGGTGGCTTTGTTCTGCACATTCTAAGGATCACAAGAACAAGGTTTGATAATATTTGGTTGGCAATTTTGATCAGGAACATCTTAAGGATCACTCCACTTTGGCTGCTGTTTTTGGTTCCTAGAGCTGACCCCACCTCTTCCATTCTCCCAACAACTGAAACCATGGATTCCAAGGTGGCCATTGAGACCTCTGACACCACAAATGTTGAATTGGTGTCCCTTGTACACAGTGTTGATGCTAAATAG